The sequence TCTTCCCCTTGTTCACTTTACCTTGAGGTGTGAATTTGTTTGGTGGATTCCTTGACGACCTTGTGTTATACCTCGCTTCTCTTCCGGTATTGTCACATTGAATGCTTTCGCTCTGCGTCGcttcagaatcatcatcatcttgggtGGTGTCTTCTTCTTCAGTTGTCCCATCGATTTGTTCTAGTTTGTAAATCACTTTAAGCCCTTCCAATACAGCGTCGTTGTCTGCAGGTCCAGAATCTCCCTCTTCCGTTTGTTGTGTAGGAGTATATTCCGTTTCTTGTGTCAGAGCATCTTCCATTTCTGGAAGAGGAGGATTAAATATTCCGGCAGTGATCGCATGGAAGCTTGGTGCGCTGAAGCTTGAGGTAGTATCTGCAGGGAAATAATCCAACATATCATAGTTGACGTATTGGTTTCTGGCATCaacaactgttgttgatcctttaaTGGGATCAACATCCATTGTTTACCCCACAAAAAATTAAAAGTATGTATGTATTTATTTGTATGCACAAAGAAATGACTAATGATCAGACTATGAAAAGAGTACCGTTACTAACACTTGCTCGGTTTAACACTAGAAGTTAAAATTATTATTTCTTCAACTGAGTTAAAAAATTACATGTAGCGACCATTTTGGCTTCCTGCTTGTTTGTACTCCTTTCTCCCTCATtgacttcattttcttcttctaactGTTGACCTGAATTAGCAATCTGTGCAATCACATTGCTGACTTGAAGATTTGCTTCTTGTATTCTCTTTGCTTCTAATC comes from Papaver somniferum cultivar HN1 chromosome 7, ASM357369v1, whole genome shotgun sequence and encodes:
- the LOC113293420 gene encoding uncharacterized protein LOC113293420 translates to MLDTDSTPVEDTNGEPSGKETEADLKDDLDVDKEPESSQLTLSLSDANPSILENMGFGAGLEAKRIQEANLQVSNVIAQIANSGQQLEEENEVNEGERSTNKQEAKMVATYTTSSFSAPSFHAITAGIFNPPLPEMEDALTQETEYTPTQQTEEGDSGPADNDAVLEGLKVIYKLEQIDGTTEEEDTTQDDDDSEATQSESIQCDNTGREARYNTRSSRNPPNKFTPQGKVNKGKRGAKGKKKKKGGGVC